Proteins from a genomic interval of Coprothermobacter sp.:
- a CDS encoding cysteine hydrolase: MKTALLLVDIQREYFSGGAMPLEGPVEAAIQARKLLAHFRYNHLPAVFIQHVSVDPDATSFRPGSPGVSLYTSIRPLPGEAVVRKHYPNSFRDTNLLELLRTDQVSRLIICGMMTHMCIDATTRAARDYGFECIVAADACATRDLSFAGETVPAAMVQRAFLAALDGTYGKVMNVDAIVPLIQAT, encoded by the coding sequence GTGAAAACCGCTCTCCTGCTCGTCGACATTCAGAGGGAGTACTTCTCCGGCGGCGCCATGCCCCTCGAGGGCCCTGTCGAAGCAGCCATTCAGGCCCGAAAGTTGCTCGCCCATTTCCGGTACAACCACCTGCCAGCCGTCTTCATCCAGCACGTATCCGTGGACCCCGATGCGACCTCGTTCAGGCCGGGCTCTCCCGGCGTGAGTCTCTACACCAGCATCAGGCCCTTGCCTGGCGAAGCCGTCGTCCGCAAGCATTACCCCAACTCCTTCCGGGACACGAACCTGCTGGAGTTGCTGCGGACGGATCAGGTCTCACGTCTGATCATCTGCGGCATGATGACGCACATGTGCATCGACGCCACGACGCGCGCTGCCCGCGACTATGGGTTCGAGTGCATCGTCGCTGCAGACGCGTGTGCTACGCGGGACCTGTCGTTTGCTGGAGAAACGGTGCCTGCGGCCATGGTCCAGCGGGCCTTCCTGGCTGCGCTGGATGGCACGTACGGCAAGGTCATGAATGTCGACGCAATTGTGCCACTGATCCAGGCGACCTAA
- the rpiB gene encoding ribose 5-phosphate isomerase B gives MKIVIGSDHGGFRLKSFLIHALTLKGHEVEDMGTDSSDHAVDYPDFAAAVAHKVMADATTVGIVICGTGIGASIAANKVTGIRCALVHDGYTARMAREHNNANVLALGGRTTAEEVALDCVVTWLNATYQGGRHQPRLDKIAALECPLGSAGK, from the coding sequence ATGAAGATCGTCATTGGCTCTGATCACGGTGGATTTCGCCTCAAGTCGTTCCTCATCCATGCCTTGACGCTCAAGGGTCACGAGGTTGAGGACATGGGCACCGACAGCAGTGACCATGCCGTCGACTATCCCGACTTCGCAGCCGCAGTGGCCCACAAGGTCATGGCAGACGCCACCACAGTCGGCATCGTCATCTGCGGTACCGGCATCGGTGCCAGCATTGCGGCCAACAAAGTCACCGGCATTCGCTGCGCGCTGGTCCACGACGGCTACACGGCACGGATGGCCAGGGAACACAACAACGCCAACGTGCTTGCACTAGGCGGTCGGACGACAGCCGAGGAGGTTGCGCTCGACTGCGTGGTCACCTGGCTGAACGCGACCTATCAGGGTGGGCGTCACCAGCCACGCCTCGACAAGATCGCCGCCCTCGAATGCCCTTTGGGGTCAGCTGGTAAATAG